One Rosa chinensis cultivar Old Blush chromosome 3, RchiOBHm-V2, whole genome shotgun sequence DNA window includes the following coding sequences:
- the LOC112192142 gene encoding microsomal glutathione S-transferase 3 — translation MGSSSVVELLPKDYGYVVLVAVLYSFLNFFMAAKVGKARKKYKVFYPTMYASESDNKDAKVFNCVQRGHQNSLEMMPLFFVFLLLGGLRHPCISAALGLLYTVSRYFYFKGYSTGDPQKRLPIGRYGFLALMGLMVCTISFGATLLLRA, via the exons ATGGGTTCTTCTTCAGTTGTGGAATTGCTTCCTAAAGATTACGGGTATGTGGTTCTGGTGGCTGTCCTCTACAGCTTTCTGAATTTCTTCATGGCGGCCAAAGTGGGCAAGGCCAGGAAGAAGTACAAGGTGTTTTACCCGACCATGTATGCATCGGAGTCCGACAACAAAGACGCCAAGGTGTTCAACTGTGTTCAGAGAGGTCACCAGAACTCCCTTGAAATGATGCCTTTGTTCTTTGTCTTCCTCCTTTTGGGTGGTCTCAGGCATCCTTGCATCTCCGCCGCCCTCGGATTGCTCTACACCGTTTCTCGCTATTTCTATTTCAAAGGCTACTCCACCGGCGACCCCCAAAAGCGTCTCCCTATcgg GAGGTACGGGTTCTTGGCTTTGATGGGGCTTATGGTGTGCACAATTTCCTTCGGGGCCACTCTTCTTCTGCGAGCATAA
- the LOC112192145 gene encoding centromere protein V — translation MESEMTVHDGGCHCKNVRWRVQAPTKVVVWSCNCSNCSMRGNTHFIVPSERFELLGNSEQFLTTYSFGSHTAKHTFCKVCGITSFYYPRSNPDGVAVTYRCVDPGTLTYVEVKYFDGQNWENSYNQSNIASQSKVDSGN, via the coding sequence ATGGAGTCTGAGATGACAGTACATGATGGTGGGTGCCACTGCAAGAATGTAAGATGGCGAGTGCAAGCGCCTACTAAGGTTGTGGTTTGGAGTTGCAACTGTTCGAATTGCTCTATGAGGGGTAACACACATTTCATTGTCCCTTCTGAAAGATTTGAACTCTTGGGTAATTCTGAACAGTTTCTCACAACTTATAGCTTTGGTTCTCACACGGCAAAGCATACATTCTGTAAGGTCTGTGGGATAACTTCGTTTTATTATCCACGCTCAAACCCTGATGGGGTTGCCGTCACATATAGGTGTGTTGATCCTGGAACACTAACCTATGTTGAGGTCAAGTATTTTGATGGCCAAAATTGGGAAAACTCCTACAACCAGTCGAACATTGCTTCGCAGTCAAAGGTAGACTCTGGAAACTAA
- the LOC112192146 gene encoding centromere protein V-like: MESEMTVHDGGCHCKNVRWRVQAPTKVVAWSCNCSICSMRGNTNFVVPSERFELLGNSEQFLTTYSFGSHTAKHTFCKVCGITSFYYPRSNPDGVAIIYGCVDPGTLTYDEVKYFDGQNWENSYNQLNIASQSKVDSGN, encoded by the coding sequence ATGGAGTCTGAGATGACAGTACATGATGGTGGGTGCCACTGCAAGAATGTAAGATGGCGAGTGCAAGCGCCTACTAAGGTTGTGGCTTGGAGTTGCAACTGTTCGATTTGCTCTATGAGGGGTAACACGAATTTCGTTGTCCCTTCTGAAAGATTTGAACTCTTGGGTAATTCTGAACAGTTTCTCACAACTTATAGCTTTGGTTCTCACACGGCAAAGCATACTTTCTGTAAGGTCTGTGGGATAACTTCGTTTTATTATCCACGCTCAAACCCTGATGGGGTTGCCATCATATATGGGTGTGTTGATCCTGGAACACTAACCTATGATGAGGTCAAGTATTTTGATGGCCAAAATTGGGAAAACTCCTACAACCAGTTGAACATTGCTTCGCAGTCAAAGGTAGACTCTGGAAACTAA
- the LOC112192144 gene encoding microsomal glutathione S-transferase 3: protein MGSSSVVELLPKDYGYVVLAAVLYSFLNFFMAAQVGKARKKYKVFYPTMYASESDNKDAKVFNCVQRGHQNSLEMMPLFFVFLLLGGLRHPCISAALGLLYAVSRYFYFKGYSTGDPQKRLPIGGYGFLALMGLIVCTISFGVTLLLRA from the exons ATGGGTTCTTCTTCAGTTGTGGAATTGCTTCCTAAAGATTACGGGTATGTGGTTCTGGCGGCTGTCCTCTACAGCTTTCTGAATTTCTTCATGGCGGCCCAAGTGGGTAAGGCCAGGAAGAAGTACAAGGTGTTTTACCCAACCATGTATGCATCGGAGTCCGACAACAAAGACGCCAAGGTGTTCAACTGTGTTCAGAGAGGTCACCAGAACTCCCTTGAAATGATGCCTTTGTTCTTTGTCTTCCTCCTTTTGGGTGGTCTCAGGCATCCTTGCATCTCCGCCGCCCTCGGATTGCTCTACGCCGTTTCTCGCTATTTCTATTTCAAAGGCTACTCCACCGGCGACCCCCAAAAGCGTCTCCCTATcgg GGGGTACGGGTTCTTGGCTTTGATGGGGCTTATAGTGTGCACAATTTCCTTCGGGGTCACTCTTCTTCTGCGAGCATAA